A section of the Myxococcaceae bacterium genome encodes:
- a CDS encoding AAA family ATPase, protein MRYAIGIDDFQQLRTSLDDTGTPLFYCDKSLFIRDVIRDGSSVLLLPRPRRFGKSLNLSMLKYFMGSDEPLFEGLAIEQYPEILAGWRGKFPVVTLGFKGLKADTFGDLQASLKGLIASCFRDYEYLTESVQLSDLSKKSILPYFSRDFPTIDLGPSLMHLTKLLEKHHGQKVWVLIDEYDTPLQHAYLNGFFPEAVALFKQVLGAVLKSNTSLYKAVITGITRISKESLFSDLNNIRVYDITQNAYANYFGFTEEEVEAVCPSEHLSELKSWYNGYSFGKNRLTIYNPWSVLNFLSNDFDLKPYWVNTSGNDLIQDCLTADKLPDVRKLIQGESIDIPIEPHTVMSDLRENAYSFWNLLFVSGYLTLDAEGKMMIPNREVAYFFEKMVTSWFGGKQRDLFLVYLLNDLIQGNAINLQKRLQQLILESMSFYDVSETNQESFYHGFLLGITLGLRGRYTVKSNRESGYGRYDLGLYPLNAQKDPGILIEVKMGLEASAGLEQVEEKAYYQDLQTAGCSKIQTYSIAFDGKHVSSQYRAFICEQQTF, encoded by the coding sequence ATGCGTTATGCGATTGGCATCGATGATTTTCAGCAACTGAGAACTTCGCTGGATGATACCGGAACCCCGCTTTTTTACTGCGATAAAAGCCTTTTTATTCGCGACGTCATCCGAGACGGTTCTTCGGTTCTTCTATTGCCCAGACCCCGACGTTTTGGGAAGTCGTTGAACCTCTCCATGCTCAAGTATTTTATGGGCAGTGATGAGCCTTTGTTTGAGGGTCTTGCCATTGAGCAGTACCCAGAAATTTTGGCAGGGTGGCGCGGTAAATTCCCGGTGGTGACGCTAGGATTTAAAGGCTTAAAAGCAGATACTTTTGGCGATCTGCAGGCTTCTTTAAAAGGATTGATTGCAAGCTGTTTTAGAGACTACGAGTACTTGACGGAGTCTGTTCAACTGTCTGATCTGAGCAAAAAAAGCATCTTGCCGTATTTTAGCCGCGACTTTCCCACCATCGATCTAGGCCCTTCCTTGATGCATCTCACCAAGCTTCTTGAGAAACACCACGGTCAAAAAGTTTGGGTGCTGATCGATGAGTATGACACGCCCTTGCAACATGCGTACTTAAATGGGTTTTTTCCGGAAGCGGTGGCGTTGTTTAAGCAAGTCCTGGGAGCGGTCCTCAAATCCAATACGTCTTTATACAAGGCGGTGATCACCGGCATTACGCGGATTTCCAAAGAAAGCTTGTTTTCAGACCTGAATAACATTCGAGTTTATGACATTACCCAAAACGCTTATGCAAATTATTTTGGCTTTACGGAAGAAGAAGTAGAAGCCGTTTGTCCATCGGAGCATTTGTCGGAGCTGAAATCCTGGTACAACGGTTATTCGTTTGGGAAGAACCGCCTGACCATCTATAATCCTTGGTCAGTCTTAAACTTCTTGAGCAACGATTTTGATTTAAAGCCCTATTGGGTCAACACGTCTGGAAATGATTTGATCCAAGATTGCTTAACGGCCGATAAATTGCCGGATGTTCGCAAGCTCATTCAAGGGGAGAGCATTGATATCCCAATTGAGCCGCACACGGTGATGAGCGACCTGAGAGAAAACGCTTATTCGTTTTGGAATCTGTTGTTTGTTTCGGGCTATCTAACCTTGGATGCGGAAGGCAAGATGATGATCCCGAATCGAGAGGTGGCCTATTTTTTCGAGAAAATGGTCACTTCGTGGTTTGGGGGCAAGCAACGGGATCTTTTTCTGGTCTATTTGTTGAATGATTTGATTCAGGGCAACGCCATCAATTTGCAAAAGCGATTGCAGCAATTGATTTTAGAATCGATGAGCTTTTATGACGTCAGCGAAACCAATCAAGAGTCGTTCTATCATGGCTTCTTGCTGGGTATCACGTTGGGTCTGCGAGGGCGCTACACGGTCAAATCGAATCGAGAAAGCGGCTACGGGCGCTATGACTTGGGGCTGTACCCCCTAAACGCTCAGAAAGATCCGGGTATTTTGATCGAAGTCAAAATGGGCCTAGAGGCCTCGGCAGGCTTGGAGCAGGTTGAAGAAAAAGCCTACTATCAAGACTTACAAACGGCCGGTTGTTCGAAAATCCAGACTTACTCGATTGCGTTCGATGGGAAACACGTGAGCAGTCAGTATCGTGCATTCATCTGCGAACAGCAAACGTTTTAA